Within Ananas comosus cultivar F153 unplaced genomic scaffold, ASM154086v1, whole genome shotgun sequence, the genomic segment GACACAAGTCACACACTTTTTACActcctccctcttctccttGGTCACCGACTCGACATTGTTTTTCCTACGAAACATCACATCTCCCTCCCTATTTGATCAAGATGAAGACAAGGAgccaaaataaagaaaaaagaacaaggACTAAAATGTGAAGAAACAGGAAGTGAAATGAAGAAGCTCCAAATGTGTGCTAcattctccttttcttttcctttttctttttcccctcctGTAGCACCCTCCACATTTTCATGCAACGCAGTTGAGTCCAAGGCACCCACTCCACAGGTTCCTCAGCAGCTTCTTCTGCAGATTTTAGTATCACATACATGCAAGTCTTAATATCATGCAcataccaaaagaaaaaaaaaaaaaaagtctctgTAACTCTGTGgcaaataatgataaaaaattcaaaaaattcacACTCGATATAATGGAAGTACAATTTattatctataatattttatctctTACAACTGTGTCATGTACAATATTAAAACACAACTCCATAATCCCCTTTCAAGTTGTGAAAAcacaacaattattttatattttacctaAAATGTGGTAGCAGAACAAATGTTCTGAGTTCGTAAGTTCAAACTTTTTAGAATATAccacttgttttttttttagtcatgTACAATATTAAAACACAACTCCATAATCCCCTTTCAAGTTGTGAAAAcacaacaattattttatattttacctaAAATGTGGTAGCAGAACAAATGTTCTGAGTTCGTAAGTTCAAACTTTTTAGAATATAccacttgttttttttttagtcatgTACAATATTAAAACACAACTCCATAATCCCCTTTCAAGTTGTGAAAAcacaacaattattttatattttacctaAAATGTGGTAGCAGAACAAATGTTCTGAGTTCGTAAGTTCAAACTTTTTAGAATATAccacttgttttttttttagtcatgTACAATATTAAAACACAACTCCATAATCCCCTTTCAAGTTGTGAAAAcacaacaattattttatattttacctaAAATGTGGTAGCAGAACAAATGTTCTGAGTTCGTAAGTTCAAACTTTTTAGAATATACcacttgttttttttaaaaaaaaaaaaactccaccTATAATAGAGTAGTAAAAGCTTATTACTCGAAAAGAAAGGATATAAGATAGTAAACTATAATAAATACACTcgctatatagagagagataaaatACGCACACAATAACATCGtttaagttgttttttttttatttttttcataaaacaaGAAAATTACCCTTCTGGGTTTCTCATAGAGGAACTCTGGGGGAATCTTGTAGAGGTCCTCATCCACAGCCTTGGGCGCCCTGGGAGGCTTTCTCGGGCTGGGGCCGGCAGCAACAACAATGTTCTGAGCCACCACCACCTTCCCCTGCAGCTGCTGCTtcctctgctgctgctcctTCACCCCACACTGAACATACTCCCTCTCCACCACCCCACTCCTCCTCACCTGCtgcaaatattattatttcaaactCAAAACTATTagtatgattatatatatatatatatatatatcttaactttttaatttcatGGATCACCACCCATGCATTTACTAAAACATCTTTCTATAGAGTGTTACTAACTAAATTAAGTGCTTCAGTTACTCTCTGCAGAGCTTTTGGCAAACAAACacgagagaaaaaataaaaactgaaaTTCAAAAACTATAGTGTAATAATGCCTTAATTTTCTAAATGCACTAGTTAATAATACAGTAGTAAATTAAtgtggcttcttttttttttaggtacgTAATACATTTCAGaagattcaaaaaattttcaaaactactcttgatttttattttatttttatactataaaaatgaCAGTAGTGGCTTGCTTAGATTGTCGTTCGCAGCCGCAGGTAGGGTTTTGTGAATTCGTACCTTTCTGGGGTGGTCGTCGTtggggcggcagcggcggcggtgtTGGCGGTAAGTGGGGCAGACGGGCTCGGCCGAGAGATTGAAGGCGTGGCCGGCGGCAGCGGGGGGTTCTTGAAAGGAGCGGCCGCGCAGCAGCCCGGCCTGCGCCGCCGACTCGAAGTACTGCGTGATCGGCAGGTCGTCGCAGTCGTCCCAGTCCCCGAACGCCggaatgttgttgttgttgttgttgttgccgCTGCTGCTCACCTGCCGCCTCCTCATCATCGTCTCCTAAATTTACccagatttatttttaacaattcaATTCATTAATTAATACCTGATTTACTTACTTAAAACTTCTTAATCAGCGATTGATTGATGAAGccatcacatatatatataaagaaataaacatacctccatgtgtgtgtgtatgtatatatatttcacaCGAAGAGAAATGTGATGGTGCCCTCTCACAACGGTATCATTCCtatgtatttaaaaatatacatatgttatatttatgtatataatttatgtatgaAGATGAGAGTGggtattattaattattaaa encodes:
- the LOC109705322 gene encoding uncharacterized protein LOC109705322 isoform X2, with the protein product MEETMMRRRQVSSSGNNNNNNNIPAFGDWDDCDDLPITQYFESAAQAGLLRGRSFQEPPAAAGHAFNLSAEPVCPTYRQHRRRCRPNDDHPRKVRRSGVVEREYVQCGVKEQQQRKQQLQGKVVVAQNIVVAAGPSPRKPPRAPKAVDEDLYKIPPEFLYEKPRRKKLLRNLWSGCLGLNCVA
- the LOC109705322 gene encoding uncharacterized protein LOC109705322 isoform X1, with the translated sequence MEETMMRRRQVSSSGNNNNNNNIPAFGDWDDCDDLPITQYFESAAQAGLLRGRSFQEPPAAAGHAFNLSAEPVCPTYRQHRRRCRPNDDHPRKQVRRSGVVEREYVQCGVKEQQQRKQQLQGKVVVAQNIVVAAGPSPRKPPRAPKAVDEDLYKIPPEFLYEKPRRKKLLRNLWSGCLGLNCVA